The proteins below come from a single Pseudochaenichthys georgianus chromosome 14, fPseGeo1.2, whole genome shotgun sequence genomic window:
- the LOC117458688 gene encoding putative fibroblast growth factor 1 isoform X2 produces the protein MLAHQGHCNRTFSQTQGHHSASSKPQNLLMMSEGNVTVLPFGPVSLDLSKQEQRTLTRLYSQNGGYHLRILPDGSVSGGRQENDPYDVLRLKAVSVGVVFIKGEITGRYLAMNKNGHLYGSQALNDECYFLEKYEENNYNTYCSQKYNWYVGLKRNGQPKAGPATHQGQKAIFFLPRPAGNM, from the exons ACTCAGGGACATCACTCTGCTTCGTCCAAACCTCAGAATCTCTTAATGATGTCTGAGGGAAACGTCACAGTGCTGCCTTTTGGACCAGTGTCTCTAGACCTGTCCAAGCAGGAGCAGCGGACACTGACCAGACTGTACAGCCAGAACGGAGGCTATCACCTGAGGATTTTACCTGATGGATCTGTGAGCGGTGGCAGGCAGGAAAACGACCCCTATG ACGTGCTGAGGCTGAAGGCTGTGAGCGTGGGAGTTGTGTTTATCAAGGGCGAAATTACAGGAAGGTACCTGGCTATGAACAAAAACGGACACCTCTACGGATCA CAAGCACTGAATGATGAGTGTTACTTCCTAGAGAAGTATGAAGAAAACAACTACAACACATATTGCTCTCAGAAGTACAACTGGTATGTCGGGCTGAAGAGGAACGGCCAACCTAAAGCAGGACCGGCCACCCACCAGGGTCAGAAGGCCATCTTCTTCCTGCCAAGGCCTGCGGGTAACATGTAA
- the LOC117458688 gene encoding putative fibroblast growth factor 1 isoform X1, translating to MKAALYSSCFLSCLRPSSGNMNSEVDGSSVSLQTQGHHSASSKPQNLLMMSEGNVTVLPFGPVSLDLSKQEQRTLTRLYSQNGGYHLRILPDGSVSGGRQENDPYDVLRLKAVSVGVVFIKGEITGRYLAMNKNGHLYGSQALNDECYFLEKYEENNYNTYCSQKYNWYVGLKRNGQPKAGPATHQGQKAIFFLPRPAGNM from the exons ATGAAGGCGGCGTTGTACTCCTCCTGTTTTCTCTCCTGTCTCAGACCGAGTTCAGGTAACATGAACAGTGAAGTTGATGGATCTTCTGTGTCGTTGCAGACTCAGGGACATCACTCTGCTTCGTCCAAACCTCAGAATCTCTTAATGATGTCTGAGGGAAACGTCACAGTGCTGCCTTTTGGACCAGTGTCTCTAGACCTGTCCAAGCAGGAGCAGCGGACACTGACCAGACTGTACAGCCAGAACGGAGGCTATCACCTGAGGATTTTACCTGATGGATCTGTGAGCGGTGGCAGGCAGGAAAACGACCCCTATG ACGTGCTGAGGCTGAAGGCTGTGAGCGTGGGAGTTGTGTTTATCAAGGGCGAAATTACAGGAAGGTACCTGGCTATGAACAAAAACGGACACCTCTACGGATCA CAAGCACTGAATGATGAGTGTTACTTCCTAGAGAAGTATGAAGAAAACAACTACAACACATATTGCTCTCAGAAGTACAACTGGTATGTCGGGCTGAAGAGGAACGGCCAACCTAAAGCAGGACCGGCCACCCACCAGGGTCAGAAGGCCATCTTCTTCCTGCCAAGGCCTGCGGGTAACATGTAA